Proteins co-encoded in one Listeria ivanovii subsp. ivanovii genomic window:
- a CDS encoding UDP-N-acetylmuramoyl-tripeptide--D-alanyl-D-alanine ligase encodes MKKTVGEVVGMLDSTIHTDAFRDVVITGVCFDTRQIKPGDLFIPFVGNLRDGHEFVGQAREMGAVATFWQKNVPNPPTDFPVILVENTLLALHELARKYIQEVKPKVIAITGSNGKTTTKDIMAAIVETSYKVHYTGGNFNNHIGLPYTILTMPEDTEVAVLEMGMNHRHEIEVLSKIAKPDIAIITNIGEAHIEYLGSREEIAKAKLEITAGLSPSGILIYPYEETLLLSHIDGDFRQLTFGKSQEAEIYPLAIHAEAEGTAFVTNWEPDLEIFVPIIGEHNVFNTMATMLAAREIGIEGEKIQTALRNMERSKSRLEWLTTKNGTRILNDAYNSSPTALKTVLKTFMHMDSQGKRKYLVLADMLELGELSAQLHKESAEVLEEGTVEKVFLYGEAMKAFEEVAKTKIGQRKVQHFDTKESLETALLSEMDGNEWILVKGSYGMGLKDVVENLIIK; translated from the coding sequence TTGAAAAAAACAGTAGGCGAAGTAGTAGGCATGTTAGATAGCACTATTCATACAGATGCATTTCGCGATGTCGTTATTACTGGTGTTTGTTTTGATACGAGACAAATAAAGCCAGGTGACTTATTTATCCCCTTTGTAGGGAATTTACGTGATGGTCACGAATTTGTCGGACAAGCGCGAGAAATGGGTGCGGTCGCGACTTTTTGGCAGAAAAATGTACCAAATCCACCGACTGATTTTCCAGTTATTTTAGTAGAGAACACATTACTAGCTTTGCATGAGCTGGCAAGGAAATATATCCAAGAAGTGAAGCCAAAAGTTATTGCAATCACTGGTAGTAACGGAAAAACAACAACGAAAGATATCATGGCTGCGATAGTTGAAACAAGCTACAAAGTACATTATACGGGTGGGAATTTTAATAATCATATTGGTCTGCCTTATACGATTTTGACTATGCCGGAAGATACCGAAGTGGCAGTACTTGAAATGGGTATGAATCATCGACATGAAATTGAAGTGCTATCTAAAATTGCCAAACCAGATATTGCCATTATCACGAATATCGGGGAAGCGCACATTGAATACTTAGGTTCGCGCGAAGAAATTGCGAAGGCAAAACTAGAGATTACTGCTGGGCTCAGTCCAAGTGGGATTTTAATTTACCCATATGAGGAAACTTTGCTGTTAAGCCATATTGATGGAGACTTTAGACAATTAACTTTTGGGAAATCACAGGAAGCCGAAATTTATCCCCTAGCAATTCACGCCGAGGCAGAAGGTACCGCATTTGTAACAAATTGGGAACCTGATTTAGAAATTTTTGTACCGATTATTGGAGAGCATAACGTATTTAATACTATGGCGACAATGCTAGCGGCAAGAGAGATTGGTATCGAAGGCGAAAAAATTCAAACGGCACTTCGGAATATGGAACGTTCTAAAAGTCGCTTAGAATGGTTAACGACAAAAAACGGCACACGGATTTTAAATGATGCCTATAATTCTAGCCCAACAGCCCTTAAAACCGTTTTAAAAACGTTCATGCATATGGATTCGCAAGGGAAACGGAAATATTTAGTGCTTGCTGATATGTTAGAGTTAGGTGAATTGTCTGCGCAACTGCATAAAGAATCAGCGGAAGTGTTGGAAGAAGGAACAGTTGAGAAAGTATTCTTATATGGTGAAGCGATGAAAGCTTTCGAGGAAGTTGCTAAAACGAAAATTGGTCAGAGAAAAGTTCAACATTTCGACACGAAAGAATCGCTTGAAACCGCCCTTCTTAGCGAAATGGATGGAAATGAATGGATACTGGTCAAAGGTTCTTACGGAATGGGCTTGAAAGATGTGGTAGAAAATCTTATTATTAAGTGA
- a CDS encoding alpha/beta hydrolase: MVACLCIHGFTGSPKEVKPLADYLREHTDWDVLAPTLPGHDHLRHLKNVTYKDWIVFVDSILSQMLKEDEEVYIIGFSMGGLLAGWLARHYPEVKKLVLLSTAVNAMEWPQIVENSKQVLAEAKEVTHKNSPMFKRYPKKVTETPWTSTLQFQKMVALAKPVFEHIEIPTFIAQGSNDSVVPAEKSVHFLMDSIPGPKELFILEGSEHVICQDKQAEKLFEAVLAFLQKDLAVLKVN; this comes from the coding sequence ATGGTTGCTTGTTTGTGTATTCATGGTTTTACAGGTTCGCCTAAAGAGGTGAAGCCACTTGCTGATTATTTGCGAGAGCATACAGATTGGGATGTGCTCGCACCCACATTACCAGGCCATGATCACCTGCGCCACTTGAAAAATGTGACGTATAAAGATTGGATTGTTTTCGTAGATAGCATTTTGAGTCAAATGTTAAAAGAAGACGAAGAAGTATATATTATTGGTTTTTCCATGGGTGGCTTACTTGCTGGATGGCTTGCCAGGCACTATCCAGAAGTGAAAAAACTAGTCTTACTAAGCACCGCAGTAAATGCGATGGAATGGCCACAAATTGTCGAAAATTCCAAGCAAGTATTAGCCGAAGCAAAAGAAGTCACACATAAAAATAGCCCAATGTTCAAACGTTACCCAAAAAAAGTGACGGAAACTCCCTGGACTTCCACACTTCAATTCCAAAAAATGGTAGCTTTAGCAAAACCTGTTTTCGAACATATTGAAATTCCGACTTTTATTGCGCAAGGTAGCAATGATTCTGTCGTTCCTGCTGAAAAAAGTGTTCATTTTTTAATGGATAGTATTCCGGGGCCAAAAGAGTTATTTATTTTAGAAGGCTCGGAACATGTCATTTGTCAGGATAAACAAGCGGAGAAACTTTTCGAAGCGGTCTTGGCATTTTTACAAAAAGATCTCGCTGTTTTAAAGGTAAATTAA
- a CDS encoding substrate-binding domain-containing protein has translation MKKVTMQDIADRLNITKNSVSQALGNKNGVSEQTKLAVFKMADELGYKYKKEIAREVVKEKFALLATSFALSQRSFFGEIIDNMKQSIIAHQGELVIFPVTDEEAELHQIPEQLLNENWTGIFLLSHINTEYSKQITMLGMPVVLIDHHDPHLQADAVISQNKDGAFTAVEFLIQNNHQKIGFLGDITFSPSYEERLEGYKKALNYYQLPFNEKYTITQIKEEQTSLYKTLDALDELPTAWFCVNSGLGFILNTYLQSKGYTIPNDISIICFDNTEFTVLSKPPLTTMCTNLSFMGEKAVELMYNRIRKPDDGFVHLALATNLIVRDSVNAIKKTIQQQP, from the coding sequence ATGAAGAAAGTAACGATGCAAGATATTGCTGATAGGCTAAATATAACCAAAAATTCCGTATCACAAGCTTTAGGAAATAAAAATGGTGTCAGCGAACAAACCAAATTAGCTGTTTTCAAAATGGCTGATGAACTGGGTTATAAATATAAAAAAGAAATAGCTAGAGAAGTTGTTAAAGAGAAATTTGCTCTTTTAGCCACTTCTTTCGCATTATCGCAGCGAAGTTTTTTTGGAGAAATTATTGATAATATGAAACAAAGTATCATCGCACACCAAGGAGAGTTAGTTATTTTCCCAGTAACAGATGAGGAAGCCGAATTACACCAAATTCCCGAACAACTTCTAAATGAAAATTGGACTGGCATTTTCTTACTTTCACATATCAACACGGAGTATAGTAAACAAATTACCATGCTTGGAATGCCTGTCGTCTTAATCGATCATCATGATCCTCACCTACAAGCCGATGCCGTAATTAGCCAAAATAAAGACGGCGCATTCACTGCGGTTGAATTTTTAATCCAAAACAACCATCAAAAAATTGGTTTTCTCGGTGATATTACATTTTCCCCAAGTTACGAAGAACGATTAGAAGGATATAAAAAAGCGCTAAACTACTATCAGCTTCCTTTTAACGAAAAATATACTATCACTCAAATAAAAGAAGAACAAACGAGCCTTTATAAAACATTAGATGCACTAGATGAGCTTCCAACTGCTTGGTTTTGCGTTAACTCTGGACTAGGATTTATTTTAAATACGTATTTGCAGTCCAAAGGCTACACTATTCCAAATGACATATCGATTATTTGTTTTGATAATACCGAATTTACAGTACTTAGCAAACCACCACTAACAACGATGTGCACCAATTTATCCTTTATGGGTGAAAAAGCAGTAGAATTAATGTACAATCGCATAAGAAAACCAGATGACGGATTTGTTCACCTGGCACTTGCAACTAATTTAATTGTCCGAGATTCTGTTAATGCAATAAAAAAAACGATTCAGCAACAACCATAA
- a CDS encoding ABC transporter substrate-binding protein yields MKIRKIAYAALSIAVAGSLLAACGGAGSNGSDDSGKTKVTFWAAPNPTQVKYWAEMAKAYEKENPDVTIEVSQMKESPSSEATIQSAIASKTAPTMSENINRSFAAQLADSKAIVPLNDVKGLDKVVDERNMTETMKSWEFSDGNQYVLPVYSNPILFAWRLDTLKELGYDAPPKTYSEALEVGKKLKAKYPDKVLWAKGDLSDPTAWMRWFDFFPLYDAASKGNAFVEDGKLVADDEAGTELLTFMSELQKNKLLLSSKATDPFETGTSIMADNGPWTFPNWDEKFPELKYNENYTISSPLVPDSMADEENISTYADSKGVVMYAQATDKEKEAAMDFLKFVYSDDENDLKFLETTNLIPARDDATDNDAFTAFFKENPELEVYAANVPYSIPAMDDAKYNDIQQIIGEEAWNPIVRGEKKPAKAWSDMKKAEDGVLQE; encoded by the coding sequence ATGAAGATTAGAAAAATTGCTTATGCGGCTCTCAGTATTGCGGTTGCAGGGTCACTCTTAGCTGCTTGTGGCGGCGCGGGAAGTAACGGTAGCGATGACAGCGGGAAAACAAAAGTAACATTTTGGGCTGCTCCAAATCCTACACAAGTAAAATATTGGGCTGAAATGGCTAAAGCTTACGAAAAAGAAAATCCAGATGTGACTATTGAAGTTAGCCAAATGAAAGAAAGTCCATCTTCTGAAGCAACTATTCAATCAGCTATTGCCTCTAAAACGGCACCAACCATGTCTGAAAATATCAATCGTAGTTTCGCAGCACAATTAGCTGATAGCAAGGCAATCGTTCCTTTAAATGATGTTAAAGGCCTAGATAAGGTAGTAGATGAACGGAATATGACAGAAACAATGAAGTCTTGGGAATTCTCTGATGGCAATCAATATGTGCTGCCAGTTTATTCTAATCCAATTTTATTTGCATGGCGTTTAGATACGCTAAAAGAACTCGGCTATGATGCTCCTCCAAAAACATATAGTGAAGCGCTTGAAGTTGGTAAAAAACTAAAAGCAAAATATCCAGATAAAGTACTTTGGGCAAAAGGGGATTTATCCGATCCAACCGCTTGGATGCGTTGGTTTGACTTTTTCCCACTTTATGACGCAGCTTCAAAAGGCAATGCTTTTGTAGAAGATGGCAAATTGGTTGCTGATGATGAAGCTGGAACAGAACTGCTTACTTTTATGTCAGAATTACAAAAAAATAAATTACTTCTTTCTAGTAAAGCAACGGATCCATTTGAAACAGGAACAAGTATTATGGCTGATAACGGCCCTTGGACTTTCCCTAACTGGGACGAAAAATTTCCAGAACTTAAATACAATGAAAACTATACAATCAGTTCTCCGTTAGTACCAGATAGCATGGCTGATGAAGAAAACATTTCTACATACGCTGATTCTAAAGGCGTTGTCATGTATGCACAAGCAACAGATAAAGAAAAAGAAGCAGCAATGGATTTCTTGAAATTTGTATATAGCGATGATGAGAATGATTTGAAATTCTTGGAAACAACCAATTTAATTCCTGCTCGTGATGATGCGACTGATAATGATGCATTCACAGCATTCTTTAAAGAAAATCCAGAATTAGAAGTTTATGCAGCCAATGTACCATATAGCATTCCAGCGATGGATGATGCGAAATACAATGACATTCAACAAATTATCGGTGAAGAAGCGTGGAACCCGATTGTTCGTGGGGAGAAAAAACCTGCAAAAGCTTGGTCAGACATGAAGAAAGCTGAGGACGGGGTGCTTCAAGAATGA
- a CDS encoding carbohydrate ABC transporter permease, protein MKRRNNKLGWSFTSPYLIFTAIFFLVPLVWSIWLSVTDWNMMSPEINFVGLDNFIKAFTSPAVQASFFVTYKFLIVFVPMALIISMVVAVLVNGLPKFKGLYLVAFFLPYLSSGVVTSLIVQGLLSYNSALNVFLRGHFGWDIDWLGTPMSALVIISLMIAWKMSGYYALILISGLASINHEIYEAAAMDGSGRFRTFWKVTVPMLYPALFTVIVLAVGVSFGIFTEVYQLTGGGPNFATNTWQMEIFNQAFVNLNSGYASAISLIAATVTFASIGVIKKMLEKWGQRNGWT, encoded by the coding sequence ATGAAGCGGCGAAATAACAAGTTGGGCTGGTCTTTTACCAGCCCGTATCTCATATTCACAGCAATCTTTTTCTTAGTACCTTTAGTTTGGTCGATTTGGTTATCCGTGACGGATTGGAACATGATGAGTCCGGAAATCAATTTTGTTGGCTTGGATAATTTTATCAAAGCATTTACGAGTCCAGCGGTTCAAGCATCCTTTTTTGTTACGTATAAGTTTCTAATAGTGTTCGTACCAATGGCCCTGATTATTTCAATGGTAGTAGCAGTTTTGGTGAATGGACTTCCAAAATTTAAAGGTCTTTATCTAGTTGCTTTTTTCCTGCCATATTTATCTTCTGGGGTTGTAACGTCACTAATTGTACAAGGGCTTCTTTCATACAATAGTGCGCTAAATGTATTTTTGCGAGGCCATTTTGGTTGGGATATTGATTGGCTCGGCACGCCGATGTCTGCACTTGTCATTATTTCCTTAATGATTGCTTGGAAAATGTCAGGTTATTACGCGCTCATTTTAATTTCTGGGCTTGCAAGTATTAATCATGAAATTTACGAAGCAGCAGCAATGGACGGATCTGGTCGGTTTAGAACTTTTTGGAAAGTCACAGTACCAATGCTTTACCCAGCGTTATTTACTGTTATTGTACTCGCGGTAGGAGTTAGCTTCGGGATTTTCACTGAGGTCTATCAATTAACTGGTGGTGGTCCGAACTTTGCAACAAACACATGGCAAATGGAGATTTTTAACCAAGCATTTGTTAACTTGAATTCTGGTTATGCTTCTGCTATTTCACTTATTGCTGCAACTGTTACATTTGCTTCGATTGGGGTTATTAAGAAAATGTTGGAGAAATGGGGTCAACGAAATGGTTGGACGTAA
- a CDS encoding carbohydrate ABC transporter permease — MVGRNSKAGKIVRYILTTLLMLVMIYPFIYLVLNSFAAWDQVDKKLIPTEFTMRSWDWLFGNSVVAAPAPWIHAFINTIIVSTIATGLMLLFGLMVGYALAKVDFKGKRLVNNAILFQMFFPAIILLIPQFLMITDMGLLDTYAGMIIPTMLSLWAVFMYTNFFKAIPGTLIEAAKLDGASDLKILFRVVLPMSKSITTVIFLFLFTDRWTKLLWDMLVTKSDSTVTLNVLISQMFGPYATYPGPMYAASVLLTLPLIILFLFFSKKFQEGMQFTLK, encoded by the coding sequence ATGGTTGGACGTAATAGTAAAGCAGGTAAAATTGTTCGATATATCCTAACAACTTTACTAATGCTAGTCATGATTTATCCATTTATTTATCTGGTGCTGAACTCATTTGCAGCTTGGGATCAAGTGGACAAAAAGTTAATTCCGACTGAATTTACGATGCGTTCGTGGGATTGGTTATTTGGGAATTCCGTTGTTGCAGCTCCAGCACCATGGATTCATGCGTTTATTAACACGATTATTGTATCCACCATTGCGACAGGACTTATGTTGTTGTTTGGACTAATGGTTGGTTATGCGTTAGCTAAAGTGGATTTTAAAGGGAAACGATTGGTTAATAATGCGATTTTGTTCCAAATGTTTTTCCCGGCAATTATTTTGTTAATTCCGCAATTCCTAATGATCACAGATATGGGATTGTTAGATACGTATGCTGGGATGATTATTCCAACAATGCTAAGTTTATGGGCAGTGTTTATGTATACAAACTTCTTTAAAGCTATTCCAGGTACATTAATTGAAGCGGCAAAACTTGACGGCGCAAGCGATTTGAAAATTTTATTTCGTGTTGTTCTGCCGATGTCGAAATCGATTACAACGGTTATCTTTTTATTCCTATTTACAGACAGATGGACCAAGCTACTTTGGGACATGCTTGTAACGAAGAGTGATAGCACGGTAACTCTTAACGTACTGATTTCACAAATGTTTGGTCCGTATGCAACTTATCCTGGTCCAATGTATGCAGCTTCGGTATTACTAACGCTGCCCCTCATTATTTTATTTTTATTCTTCTCGAAAAAGTTCCAAGAGGGAATGCAATTTACTTTGAAATAA
- a CDS encoding alpha-amylase family glycosyl hydrolase yields the protein MEFWRGSVFYEIYMKSFQDSNGDGLGDFKGLTSRLDYLANLGIDGIWLTPFYPSPQVDNGYDVSNYCAVNPDYGTMTDFRAFMKEANKREIKVIIDLVLNHSSTEHAWFKESRSSKTNPKRDYYIWREKPNNWESFFGGSAWELDELTNEYYYHSFAKEQADLNWSNPAVQKEMENVLAFWLNEGVAGFRLDVINNLTLVLEFPDNPTENGEMNHLYDRNQQGLEAALEHIAEFCRREQETFLVGEISSDNLTEIARYSSKKMLDVTFNFNFGSVEKIDAESVFASLNAMENEQLQAGQWPTLFFGSHDMSRFVSRLANENLSKTKLSAFLMLTAKGIPFIYYGEEMGMPDIDFTSVDEMRDIQGISAYYQALERGDCLDNALEIAVQKTRDKARGPMVFPDGEPFTTGESWIKSASLPEKEAKSMWEFYQALLTFRKENDFKEKEYTYLKLDGELLSYRRGNFLFLIHFGSEPVAYTPKEKTTLVFGEAIIEKTSISIAAYSGIALRVED from the coding sequence TTGGAGTTTTGGCGCGGTAGTGTTTTTTATGAAATTTATATGAAGTCTTTTCAGGATAGTAATGGCGATGGTTTGGGCGATTTTAAAGGACTGACGAGCAGGCTGGATTATTTAGCGAATCTTGGGATAGACGGTATTTGGTTGACGCCGTTTTATCCTTCACCGCAAGTCGATAATGGTTATGATGTCTCGAATTATTGTGCAGTCAATCCGGATTATGGTACTATGACTGATTTCCGGGCGTTTATGAAAGAAGCGAACAAACGAGAAATAAAAGTGATTATTGATTTAGTGTTGAATCATTCTTCCACTGAACATGCGTGGTTTAAGGAATCTCGGAGTAGTAAAACAAACCCAAAACGGGATTACTACATTTGGCGAGAAAAACCGAATAACTGGGAATCTTTTTTTGGAGGTTCTGCATGGGAGTTAGATGAATTAACCAATGAATATTATTATCATAGTTTTGCTAAAGAACAAGCTGATTTGAATTGGTCAAACCCTGCTGTTCAAAAGGAAATGGAAAACGTATTAGCTTTTTGGTTAAACGAAGGAGTTGCCGGATTCCGGTTGGATGTAATCAATAATTTAACTTTAGTGCTAGAATTTCCAGATAACCCAACTGAAAATGGGGAAATGAATCACTTATATGACCGGAATCAACAAGGACTGGAAGCGGCATTAGAACATATTGCCGAGTTTTGTCGGCGAGAGCAAGAAACGTTTTTAGTTGGTGAAATTAGCTCGGATAATTTAACGGAAATTGCGCGCTATAGTTCGAAAAAAATGCTGGATGTTACCTTTAATTTTAATTTTGGGAGTGTCGAAAAAATCGACGCGGAGTCTGTCTTTGCTTCTTTAAATGCGATGGAAAATGAACAACTTCAAGCTGGACAATGGCCTACGCTTTTCTTTGGAAGTCATGACATGAGTAGATTTGTGTCGCGACTTGCAAACGAGAATCTTTCAAAAACAAAACTATCGGCCTTTTTGATGTTAACAGCAAAAGGAATTCCGTTTATTTATTACGGTGAAGAAATGGGTATGCCTGACATTGATTTTACTTCAGTGGACGAGATGCGTGATATTCAAGGGATTTCAGCGTATTATCAAGCGCTTGAACGAGGTGACTGCCTAGATAATGCACTGGAAATTGCTGTCCAAAAAACACGTGATAAAGCGCGTGGCCCAATGGTATTTCCAGACGGGGAACCATTTACGACGGGTGAGTCATGGATAAAGTCAGCTAGTTTACCTGAAAAAGAAGCTAAGTCGATGTGGGAATTTTACCAAGCGCTACTAACTTTTAGAAAAGAAAATGATTTTAAGGAAAAAGAATATACCTATTTAAAACTCGATGGAGAATTGCTTAGTTACCGACGTGGCAACTTTTTATTCCTCATTCATTTTGGATCAGAGCCCGTAGCATATACACCTAAAGAAAAAACCACACTTGTTTTTGGGGAAGCAATTATTGAAAAAACGAGTATCAGTATAGCGGCGTATTCTGGAATTGCGCTTAGAGTGGAGGATTAA
- a CDS encoding DUF1861 family protein: MKQIQALLKEYRETATANGTKIHLNGAVDKDVYNITAPFKWLGKEFIAGRVESRDSELAEVHFFEKKAEDNYQIVENTTVLALQDPFVTFVQGELILGGVEVFEKETDPTKLDWRTNLYRAKSLKQFEKILTGPIGMKDLRIKELTDGRILVLTRPQGEKGGRGKIGATVIDSLDELTIEKIGAAPLLKRNFSGEEWGGGNEIHLLEDGKVGVLGHIACFDETGNRHYYSFSFQLKDDFTQIEQEKIVAERANFAPSEPKRPDLADVVFSGGLIRKSDGYAELYAGIGDSDAQKIIIPDPFKNN; encoded by the coding sequence ATGAAACAAATTCAAGCATTACTAAAAGAATACCGTGAAACTGCTACGGCAAATGGGACGAAAATCCATTTGAATGGCGCAGTAGACAAGGATGTTTATAATATTACAGCGCCATTCAAGTGGCTCGGGAAAGAATTTATCGCTGGTCGAGTGGAATCACGCGATAGTGAGTTAGCGGAAGTACACTTTTTTGAAAAAAAAGCGGAAGATAACTACCAAATCGTAGAAAATACAACAGTTTTAGCCCTGCAAGATCCTTTTGTTACTTTTGTTCAAGGGGAACTTATTTTAGGCGGCGTAGAAGTATTTGAAAAAGAAACGGATCCGACGAAACTAGATTGGCGGACAAATTTATATCGCGCGAAATCTCTAAAGCAATTCGAGAAAATTCTTACCGGACCAATTGGAATGAAAGACTTACGAATCAAAGAACTCACTGATGGACGGATTCTTGTTTTAACTCGACCTCAAGGCGAAAAAGGTGGTCGTGGAAAAATTGGTGCAACAGTCATTGATTCTTTAGACGAATTAACAATAGAAAAAATTGGTGCAGCACCGCTTTTGAAACGGAATTTTTCTGGGGAAGAATGGGGCGGCGGGAATGAGATTCATTTACTTGAGGATGGTAAGGTAGGTGTTCTTGGTCATATTGCTTGTTTTGACGAAACTGGTAATCGCCATTATTATTCCTTTAGCTTTCAATTAAAGGATGACTTTACACAAATCGAACAGGAAAAAATTGTTGCGGAACGAGCAAATTTTGCGCCAAGTGAGCCGAAAAGACCTGATTTAGCTGATGTTGTATTTAGCGGTGGTTTAATTAGAAAATCGGACGGATATGCGGAGCTTTATGCTGGAATTGGTGATTCAGACGCGCAAAAAATAATCATTCCAGATCCATTTAAAAATAACTAA
- a CDS encoding glycoside hydrolase family 130 protein, with the protein MNIYRYEENPLITPLDVKPIHGGFEVIGAFNGGVAKYNGEILLLLRVAEKPVSEDPEVVLAPVYNAKEEKLELQSFRLDDENYDFEDPRMIRHKAKLEGFSYLTSLSYIRIARSKDGHHFTLDEKPFLYPFNEYQTFGIEDARVTQIGDTYHINFSAVSEFGVADALITTKDFENLEYQGNIFAPENKDVLIFPEKISGKYYALHRPSLKSIGNLDIWIASSPDLRSFGDHRHLLGIRPDGYDSGRVGGGCVPIKTEEGWLILYHGATEENRYVMGAALLDLADPTIVLKRTTTPILEPEADYEKNGFFGDVVFACGAIQEGDVLHMYYGVADTSMAGCDLKISEILHQLEVESK; encoded by the coding sequence ATGAATATTTATCGTTATGAAGAAAACCCATTAATTACACCACTAGACGTAAAACCGATTCACGGCGGATTTGAAGTAATCGGTGCGTTTAACGGCGGTGTTGCAAAATACAACGGCGAAATACTTTTACTGCTTCGGGTTGCTGAGAAACCAGTAAGTGAAGACCCAGAAGTAGTTCTTGCACCAGTTTATAATGCAAAAGAAGAAAAATTAGAGTTACAATCCTTTCGTTTAGACGATGAAAATTATGATTTTGAAGATCCGCGAATGATTCGTCATAAAGCAAAACTAGAAGGTTTTTCTTATTTGACTTCGCTTTCTTATATTCGAATTGCTCGCAGTAAAGATGGTCATCATTTCACTTTAGACGAAAAACCGTTTTTATATCCATTCAATGAGTATCAAACATTTGGAATTGAAGATGCACGAGTGACACAAATCGGGGATACATACCATATTAATTTTAGTGCTGTATCTGAGTTCGGTGTGGCGGATGCGCTTATTACAACCAAAGACTTTGAAAATTTGGAGTATCAAGGAAATATTTTTGCTCCTGAAAATAAAGATGTACTTATTTTTCCAGAAAAAATCAGTGGAAAATATTATGCTTTACATCGCCCAAGCTTGAAAAGTATTGGTAATTTAGACATTTGGATTGCTTCCTCACCTGATTTACGTAGTTTTGGGGATCATCGTCATTTATTAGGTATTCGTCCTGATGGATATGACAGTGGTCGTGTTGGTGGTGGTTGTGTACCGATTAAAACAGAAGAAGGCTGGTTGATTTTATATCACGGTGCAACGGAAGAAAATCGCTATGTGATGGGAGCTGCACTACTTGACTTAGCTGACCCAACAATTGTTTTAAAAAGAACAACTACACCAATTTTGGAACCAGAAGCTGATTATGAAAAAAATGGTTTCTTTGGAGATGTAGTATTTGCTTGCGGGGCAATTCAAGAAGGCGATGTGCTACACATGTATTACGGAGTAGCGGATACATCAATGGCTGGTTGTGATTTAAAAATAAGCGAGATTTTGCATCAGTTAGAAGTGGAAAGTAAATGA